In Aridibaculum aurantiacum, the following proteins share a genomic window:
- a CDS encoding rhamnogalacturonan acetylesterase has translation MNKTNKWIYFFLVVLASCTAAKVLSDEKKPTFYIIGDSTVRNGDGSGRNNQMGWGSFIANYFDTTKIDVQNLAVGGRSSRTFITEGRWDKIMATLKAGDYVIMQFGHNDGGALDDTARARGTIRGIGEESKEIYNPIMKKQEVVHTYGWYMRKYINDAKSKGAIPIVCSPIPRNQWKDGKVIRSTDSYSKWAREVAQAEGVHFIDLNELVSQRYEAMGADNVKPFFPVDHTHTNKEGAQLNAEIVVAALKQIKPKGLSKYLNKQ, from the coding sequence ATGAATAAGACAAACAAATGGATCTACTTTTTCCTGGTAGTACTTGCTTCCTGCACTGCTGCTAAAGTATTATCCGATGAAAAGAAACCAACCTTTTACATCATAGGTGATTCAACAGTACGCAATGGTGATGGCAGTGGCAGGAACAACCAAATGGGTTGGGGAAGTTTTATAGCCAACTACTTCGATACAACAAAGATCGATGTTCAAAATCTTGCAGTTGGTGGTAGGAGCAGCCGCACGTTTATCACCGAAGGCAGGTGGGACAAGATCATGGCTACGCTAAAAGCAGGTGATTATGTCATCATGCAGTTTGGACATAATGATGGTGGTGCTTTGGATGATACAGCACGTGCACGTGGTACCATCAGGGGCATAGGCGAAGAGTCGAAGGAGATATACAACCCGATAATGAAGAAGCAGGAGGTGGTGCACACCTATGGATGGTATATGCGCAAGTACATCAACGATGCAAAATCTAAAGGTGCTATACCAATCGTTTGTTCACCCATTCCACGCAACCAATGGAAGGATGGAAAGGTTATTCGCTCCACGGATAGCTATAGCAAATGGGCCAGGGAAGTAGCGCAGGCTGAAGGCGTTCATTTTATTGATCTGAATGAGCTGGTATCACAACGATACGAAGCAATGGGTGCTGACAATGTAAAACCCTTTTTTCCTGTAGACCATACGCATACCAATAAAGAAGGTGCACAGCTAAATGCTGAAATAGTAGTAGCTGCATTAAAGCAAATAAAGCCGAAGGGACTGAGCAAGTACTTGAATAAGCAATAA
- a CDS encoding rhamnogalacturonan lyase, translating into MIRRFHISLCLLLTLLVLDANAQRMMERLDRGVVAVRNAEGKVFVSWRLLGNEADDLGFNVYRTIGEKCEKLNKQPVTTTTSFLDELTDTLAQRAYVVKATVKGKEQEDCKPFILNGGNVPYFSIPLQTPKGYSANDGSVGDLDGDGQYEIVIHMTGRGRDNSHAGFTDPAIFHAYKMDGTLLWSINLGKNIREGAHYTQFMVYDLDGDGRAEVAMKTADGSIDGKGNVIGDSTKDWRNARGYVLAGPEYLTVFDGLTGAALATTAYIPPRHAKLEPSVDELKQVWGDGYGNRMDRFLAAVAYLDGKTPSLIFTRGYYTRSVLAAFKYSNGKITHQWIFDSHDPAYPGNRKYAGQGDHSLSIADVDGDGKDEIVFGAMTIDNDGKGLYSTGLGHGDALHVTDHDPSRPGLEVFNIQERFDDAGANFRDARTGEVLWKLPSVKAGDDGEGPGRGLAIDIDPRYPGSECWVFGAGIRGLYDAKGNKISDRTPPTCNFGIFWDGDVLRELLDGTNIFKWKYESEAVERMLDASKYNCVRNNGTKSNPVLSADIMGDWREEVIYRTADSKELRIFSTSIPTDRKFYTLMHDPQYRLSIAWQNVGYNQPPHTSFHIGEGMKNPPKPNIVFPIKK; encoded by the coding sequence ATGATTCGAAGATTTCATATTTCCCTTTGCCTGCTGCTGACTTTGCTTGTGTTAGATGCAAACGCGCAGCGCATGATGGAGCGGCTGGATCGTGGAGTGGTGGCAGTAAGAAATGCTGAAGGCAAAGTATTTGTCAGCTGGCGGTTGCTGGGCAATGAAGCGGATGATCTTGGCTTCAACGTTTATAGAACAATTGGCGAAAAATGCGAGAAACTGAATAAGCAGCCGGTGACAACGACCACCAGCTTTTTAGATGAGCTGACTGATACATTAGCACAACGGGCCTACGTGGTGAAGGCAACTGTAAAAGGTAAAGAACAGGAGGACTGCAAGCCCTTTATCCTGAATGGTGGTAACGTTCCTTATTTCTCAATCCCGCTGCAAACGCCAAAAGGATATAGTGCTAATGATGGTTCTGTGGGTGACCTGGATGGCGATGGACAGTACGAGATAGTGATACATATGACCGGCAGGGGGCGCGATAACAGCCATGCTGGGTTTACTGATCCGGCTATCTTTCATGCGTATAAAATGGATGGAACTTTGTTGTGGTCCATCAACCTTGGTAAGAACATCAGGGAAGGCGCGCACTACACACAGTTTATGGTGTACGACCTGGATGGTGACGGCAGGGCAGAAGTGGCCATGAAAACCGCAGATGGGTCAATTGATGGAAAAGGCAATGTGATTGGCGACTCTACCAAAGACTGGCGCAATGCAAGAGGCTATGTACTTGCAGGTCCTGAATACCTGACGGTGTTTGATGGGCTGACTGGTGCGGCGCTTGCTACCACAGCATATATACCGCCGCGTCATGCTAAACTGGAACCTTCAGTGGATGAACTGAAGCAGGTGTGGGGCGATGGTTATGGCAATAGGATGGATCGCTTCCTGGCTGCTGTTGCATATCTTGATGGAAAAACGCCCAGCCTCATTTTTACACGCGGATATTATACAAGATCGGTGCTGGCTGCCTTTAAATACAGCAATGGAAAAATTACACATCAATGGATTTTTGATAGTCATGATCCTGCTTATCCAGGCAATAGAAAATATGCAGGACAAGGTGATCATAGCCTAAGTATAGCTGATGTGGATGGTGATGGTAAAGATGAAATTGTATTTGGTGCAATGACTATAGATAATGATGGAAAAGGATTGTATTCAACAGGGCTTGGTCATGGTGATGCACTGCATGTTACCGATCATGATCCCTCTCGCCCGGGTTTGGAAGTCTTCAATATACAAGAACGATTTGATGATGCAGGTGCCAACTTTCGTGATGCACGTACAGGTGAAGTGTTGTGGAAGTTGCCATCAGTAAAAGCAGGTGATGATGGTGAAGGTCCCGGTAGGGGATTGGCCATTGATATTGATCCACGTTATCCAGGTAGTGAATGCTGGGTATTTGGTGCAGGCATAAGAGGATTGTACGATGCCAAAGGCAACAAGATATCTGATAGAACGCCACCCACTTGCAACTTTGGTATTTTTTGGGATGGCGATGTGCTGCGTGAGCTCCTTGATGGCACCAACATCTTTAAGTGGAAGTATGAAAGCGAAGCAGTTGAACGCATGCTGGATGCATCTAAGTATAACTGCGTACGGAACAATGGAACAAAATCAAATCCTGTTTTATCAGCAGATATTATGGGCGACTGGAGAGAAGAGGTGATCTACAGAACAGCTGACAGCAAAGAGCTACGCATTTTTTCAACCAGTATTCCTACTGATAGAAAGTTTTATACGCTCATGCACGACCCGCAGTACCGCTTGAGCATTGCATGGCAAAATGTAGGTTACAATCAACCACCGCATACAAGTTTTCATATTGGTGAAGGCATGAAGAATCCGCCAAAGCCAAATATTGTTTTCCCAATAAAAAAGTAA